A region from the Acipenser ruthenus chromosome 49, fAciRut3.2 maternal haplotype, whole genome shotgun sequence genome encodes:
- the LOC117966261 gene encoding GTP-binding protein Di-Ras1 gives MPEQSNDYRVVVFGAGGVGKSSLVLRFVKGTFRDTYIPTIEDTYRQVISCDKSVCTLQITDTTGSHQFPAMQRLSISKGHAFILVYSITSRQSLEELKPIYQQVLQIKGSVESIPVMLVGNKCDETQREVETKEGEAQAQAWKCAFMETSAKMNYNVKELFQELLNLEKKRNMSLNIDGKRSSKQKRADKIKGKCSVM, from the coding sequence ATGCCTGAGCAAAGCAATGACTACCGCGTGGTGGTGTTTGGGGCGGGGGGAGTGGGCAAGAGCTCGCTGGTGCTACGATTCGTCAAGGGGACCTTCCGGGACACCTACATCCCCACCATCGAGGACACCTACCGGCAGGTGATCAGCTGCGACAAGAGTGTCTGCACCCTGCAGATCACCGACACCACCGGCAGCCACCAGTTCCCTGCCATGCAGCGGCTCTCCATCTCCAAGGGCCATGCCTTCATCCTGGTCTACTCCATCACCAGCCGGCAGTCCCTGGAAGAGCTCAAGCCCATCTACCAGCAGGTCCTGCAGATCAAGGGCAGTGTGGAGAGCATCCCCGTCATGCTGGTGGGCAACAAGTGCGATGAGACCCAGAGAGAGGTGGAGACCAAGGAAGGGGAAGCCCAGGCCCAGGCCTGGAAGTGTGCCTTCATGGAAACCTCGGCCAAGATGAACTACAACGTCAAGGAGCTCTTCCAAGAGCTGCTCAACCTGGAGAAGAAGAGGAACATGAGCCTCAACATTGACGGCAAGCGCTCAAGCAAGCAGAAGAGGGCGGACAAGATCAAGGGGAAGTGTAGCGTCATGTAG